The following proteins are co-located in the Silene latifolia isolate original U9 population chromosome 1, ASM4854445v1, whole genome shotgun sequence genome:
- the LOC141626505 gene encoding FBD-associated F-box protein At4g10400-like — protein sequence MAAKNRAEQRRQRTKKKADAKQKEDRLSSLPDDILIGIIAYLPLPQAIATESLSRRWLGLWTNRTTIQLSNRNYDCLLEFFIAFDDIMAYFTSPVLRSFSFELVGVNNHSLYLPSFDSKLKQICELNVRELKVTFRVNYDGVHIINFPSVVFQTQSLVSVEFCSTVGWQLPESINLPNLKNLTLYLCPSNCNWFEKLTKACPSLEEVSLNYEDHNCFCS from the coding sequence ATGGCTGCCAAAAACAGAGCAGAGCAGAGGAGGCAGAGGACTAAAAAGAAGGCAGATGCCAAACAAAAAGAAGACAGGCTAAGCTCCCTTCCCGACGACATTCTTATCGGAATTATCGCCTACCTTCCTCTCCCTCAAGCCATCGCCACCGAGTCTTTATCTCGTCGATGGCTTGGTCTCTGGACTAACCGTACTACAATTCAATTAAGCAACCGTAATTACGACTGCTTACTTGAATTCTTTATCGCTTTTGACGATATCATGGCCTACTTTACCTCACCCGTCCTCCGTAGTTTTAGTTTCGAGTTAGTTGGCGTGAATAACCATTCGTTATATCTGCCTTCCTTTGATTCGAAACTCAAACAAATTTGTGAGCTGAACGTCCGTGAACTTAAGGTAACATTCCGTGTTAATTATGATGGTGTACATATCATTAATTTTCCGAGTGTAGTTTTTCAAACGCAGTCGTTGGTATCAGTTGAGTTTTGCTCAACGGTTGGTTGGCAGTTGCCTGAATCGATCAATCTTCCCAATCTTAAGAACTTAACTCTTTATCTTTGTCcttcaaattgcaattggttcGAGAAACTAACCAAGGCTTGTCCATCACTCGAAGAAGTATCTTTAAACTACGAGGATCATAACTGTTTTTGTTCGTAG
- the LOC141626608 gene encoding F-box/LRR-repeat protein At4g14103-like: protein MATTNENDRRSSNRSNDRLSYLPDDILIGIISLLPLQLAIATGTLSRRWRGLWSNTTSIEIAFRETYNLHNLDTTLNETMRQMTSPFIHTFNIDFKKSFDLDYWAPLMDIVIQDVCNRNVHQLKVTWRDTSCWDNYYALPSVIFQTLSLVTIELGSKSGSYDDWRFPEDSDTINLPNLKNLTVHFGPKYQWIEKLVKACPSLVKLSLNCWVSYIVVSLQSGTFVINAPNLEYLAIFAPKYMTFSFEEEPIGLRETKIEFTNLHQYQSDKDKLSRLYKAVSKVRILTIDISAVDALSTVLHNVTRLTINMKSSHSLNTLLSLLKMCPKVDVLTLKFWGVDNYNKLPLYRNPGNVSISGRIKSINVEIDNWVTYCKPAKSLSRLIVHLLRSTCNLEHFNLRVNDFHQDWDWLPSANCLRNQEHELKLCKKLYRWPTISSCCDVEFNGRFFKMSRKDGPKITTVNGKAIYFHPSRKGFIYKEK from the coding sequence ATGGCGACGACGAACGAGAACGATAGAAGAAGTAGTAATCGAAGTAACGACAGGCTGAGCTATCTCCCCGACGACATTCTTATCGGAATTATTTCCCTTCTTCCTCTCCAATTAGCCATCGCTACCGGAACTTTATCCCGTCGATGGCGTGGTCTCTGGTCCAACACAACCTCTATTGAAATCGCCTTCCGCGAGACTTATAACTTACATAATCTCGATACCACATTGAATGAAACCATGAGACAAATGACCTCACCTTTTATCCATACcttcaatatcgatttcaaaaaatCCTTTGATCTTGATTATTGGGCGCCTCTCATGGATATTGTAATTCAGGACGTTTGTAACCGGAACGTCCATCAACTTAAGGTAACATGGCGTGATACTTCTTGTTGGGATAATTACTATGCATTACCAAGTGTTATTTTCCAAACGCTGTCGCTAGTGACGATTGAATTGGGTTCCAAAAGTGGCTCGTATGATGATTGGCGATTCCCTGAGGATTCTGATACCATCAATCTTCCGAATTTGAAGAATTTAACCGTTCACTTTGGTCCCAAGTATCAATGGATTGAAAAACTAGTTAAGGCTTGTCCGTCACTTGTAAAATTGTCGTTAAATTGCTGGGTTAGCTATATCGTCGTGTCTTTGCAAAGCGGTACATTTGTGATTAATGCCCCAAATTTAGAGTACTTGGCTATTTTTGCTCCAAAATACATGACTTTTTCCTTTGAGGAGGAACCGATTGGGCTGCGTGAAACCAAAATTGAATTTACTAATCTTCACCAATATCAATCAGATAAAGATAAATTGTCTAGATTGTATAAGGCGGTTTCTAAAGTAAGGATCCTTACCATTGATATTTCTGCAGTAGATGCCTTATCTACGGTGTTACACAATGTTACTCGGCTCACAATTAATATGAAATCGAGCCATAGTTTAAATACTTTGTTGTCACTGTTAAAGATGTGTCCTAAAGTAGATGTTTTGACCTTGAAATTTTGGGGTGTTGATAATTATAACAAGCTGCCGTTATACCGAAATCCTGGCAATGTAAGCATCTCAGGAAGGATAAAGTCGATAAATGTGGAAATCGATAACTGGGTAACTTATTGCAAGCCTGCGAAATCATTATCACGCCTTATAGTGCATTTGTTAAGAAGCACTTGCAATTTGGAGCACTTCAATCTTAGAGTAAATGATTTTCATCAAGACTGGGACTGGCTGCCGTCGGCTAATTGTTTGAGGAATCAAGAACATGAGTTAAAGTTGTGCAAGAAGCTCTATCGATGGCCAACGATCTCCAGTTGTTGTGATGTTGAATTTAATGGGAGATTTTTCAAGATGTCTCGAAAAGATGGTCCCAAAATTACGACTGTCAATGGCAAAGCTATCTATTTCCATCCTTCCCGGAAAGGTTTCATTTATAAAGAAAAATGA
- the LOC141626698 gene encoding FBD-associated F-box protein At4g10400-like encodes MAVEEKAKKRRRTNNNFQGVEQTNDLLSSLHDDLLIVIISCLPLRSAVVTGLLSRRWHGLWKNISSIIISDRKSDYKFIFFDVFLNVMMQIKSPFIHRFHLEFDGNFSSKHWQPPDYSWLRRICDWNVRELNFTRPSYFYGKYKLRLPSYIFQTRSLVSIELDSMVDWELPNDADPIILPNLKKLSLNFSYIRCEFLGKLIKSCLSLEELSLDQCLESRTDGYLKCSNQNLRRLFINWKSGSKSKIVINTPKLEYLNVCAPLAAIVCLEEEPIALREAKLQVL; translated from the coding sequence ATGGCCGTCGAAGAAAAGGCGAAGAAGAGACGGAGGACGAATAACAACTTTCAAGGTGTAGAACAAACAAATGACCTGCTGAGTTCGCTCCATGACGATTTACTTATCGTGATTATCTCCTGTCTTCCTCTTCGATCAGCCGTTGTCACCGGGTTACTATCCCGTCGATGGCATGGTCTATGGAAGAACATATCCTCCATTATCATAAGCGATCGTAAGTCCGATTATAAGTTTAtattttttgatgtttttcttAACGTCATGATGCAAATTAAGTCCCCTTTCATCCATCGTTTCCATCTCGAATTTGACGGCAATTTTTCGAGCAAGCATTGGCAGCCTCCTGACTATTCTTGGCTTCGCCGAATTTGTGACTGGAATGTCCGTGAACTCAATTTTACGCGCCCCTCTTATTTTTATGGTAAGTATAAGCTTAGATTACCGAGTTATATTTTTCAAACGCGGTCACTGGTATCCATCGAGTTGGACTCAATGGTCGATTGGGAGTTACCTAACGATGCTGATCCCATCATTTTACCCAATTTGAAGAAGCTAAGCCTTAATTTTTCTTATATTCGTTGCGAGTTCCTGGGAAAACTAATCAAATCTTGTCTATCGCTTGAAGAGTTGTCTTTAGATCAGTGCCTAGAGTCTAGGACAGATGGTTATTTGAAATGTTCGAATCAAAATCTAAGACGATTATTTATAAACTGGAAGTCCGGGAGTAAAAGCAAAATTGTGATTAACACCCCAAAATTAGAGTATCTGAATGTTTGTGCTCCGTTAGCTGCGATAGTTTGCCTCGAGGAAGAACCAATTGCGTTGCGTGAAGCTAAACTCCAAGTTCTTTGA
- the LOC141626796 gene encoding putative F-box/FBD/LRR-repeat protein At1g78760 — translation MLVVPIVIFQTQSLVSIELSSSSGNSLELPDDCEIINLPNLKKLSLQFVSFRTNFTESNSIVIKAPKLEYLDISAPKPGIFSFEEEPIALREAKIKFTNDVGALSDKENGLMSEFYGAVSNVRFLTLNISKVGNLSLVFRYATRLTFDMNVSQSLKTMSSLLEMCPVLDAWTVDVLDKGKDNEETLLRALKRIHIDIWIWNYTCEKPAESFLDLIAYLLRNAPNLEQYN, via the exons ATGTTAGTCGTACCAATTGTAATTTTCCAAACGCAGTCGTTAGTGTCAATCGAATTAAGCTCGTCTTCTGGTAATAGCTTGGAGTTGCCTGATGATTGTGAAATCATCAATCTTCCAAATTTGAAGAAGTTAAGCCTTCAATTTGTTTCTTTCCG GACTAATTTTACGGAAAGCAATTCAATTGTGATTAAAGCTCCGAAATTGGAATACTTGGATATTTCAGCTCCAAAACCAGGGATATTTTCTTTTGAGGAGGAACCAATTGCGCTTCGTGAGGCGAAAATCAAATTTACTAATGATGTTGGTGCTCTTTCTGATAAAGAAAACGGGCTTATGTCAGAATTCTATGGGGCGGTTTCTAATGTTCGGTTCCTTACTCTTAATATTTCCAAAGTAGGTAACTTGTCTTTGGTCTTTCGCTATGCAACTCGACTCACATTTGATATGAATGTATCCCAAAGTTTAAAGACTATGTCATCATTATTAGAGATGTGTCCTGTACTAGACGCTTGGACCGTGGATGTTTTGGATAAAGGTAAAGATAACGAGGAGACGTTACTGCGAGCACTTAAAAGGATTCACATAGATATCTGGATATGGAATTACACTTGTGAGAAGCCTGCAGAATCTTTCTTAGACTTAATCGCGTACTTGTTAAGAAACGCCCCTAATTTGGAGCAATATAATTGA